From the genome of Nakamurella flavida, one region includes:
- a CDS encoding MoaD family protein, protein MSVSVSVPTILRPVTKGEKSVAAEGSTLSAVITDLDSRYSGLGDRLVKDGALHRFVNIYVNDEDVRFTGGLDTELKDGDQVTILPAVAGGDSSATVAGG, encoded by the coding sequence ATGAGCGTGTCCGTGTCCGTGCCGACGATCCTGCGCCCGGTGACCAAGGGCGAGAAGTCCGTCGCCGCCGAGGGCAGCACCCTCTCGGCCGTCATCACCGATCTGGACAGCCGCTACTCCGGCCTCGGCGACCGCCTGGTCAAGGACGGTGCCCTGCACCGTTTCGTGAACATCTACGTCAACGACGAGGACGTCCGGTTCACCGGCGGACTCGACACCGAGCTGAAGGACGGCGACCAGGTGACCATCCTTCCTGCCGTCGCCGGAGGCGACAGTTCAGCAACCGTCGCCGGAGGCTGA
- the murI gene encoding glutamate racemase: MRTDPLDPSAPIGVFDSGVGGLTVARALIDQLPGESVRYVGDTANGPYGPLPIAEVRRHALAVADALVDDGVKMLVIACNTASAACLADARERYPVPVVEVIRPAVRRASAVTRTGSVGVIGTSGTIASGAYQDAFAPNPGITVHATACPSFVDFVERGITSGRQVVGLAQAYLAPLQRSGIDTLVLGCTHYPLLTGVLSLVMGDGVTLVSSAEETAKDVYRQLTERDLLAPAGVTPRHEFLATGDPEPFARLGRRFLGPEISAVSGLSLV; encoded by the coding sequence GTGCGCACCGACCCGCTCGACCCGTCCGCACCCATCGGCGTCTTCGACTCCGGGGTCGGCGGGCTGACCGTCGCCCGTGCGCTGATCGACCAACTGCCGGGGGAGAGCGTCCGCTACGTCGGGGACACGGCGAACGGGCCCTACGGTCCGCTGCCGATCGCCGAGGTCCGCCGGCACGCCCTGGCCGTGGCCGACGCCCTGGTCGACGACGGGGTGAAGATGCTGGTCATCGCCTGCAACACCGCCTCCGCGGCCTGCCTGGCCGATGCCCGCGAGCGCTACCCCGTGCCCGTCGTCGAGGTCATCCGGCCCGCGGTGCGCCGGGCGTCCGCGGTGACCCGCACCGGGTCGGTCGGCGTGATCGGTACCTCGGGGACGATCGCCTCCGGCGCCTACCAGGACGCCTTCGCGCCCAACCCCGGCATCACCGTGCACGCCACCGCCTGCCCGTCCTTCGTGGATTTCGTGGAACGCGGCATCACCTCCGGGCGCCAGGTCGTCGGTCTCGCCCAGGCCTACCTGGCGCCGCTGCAGCGCTCCGGCATCGACACCCTGGTGCTGGGCTGCACCCACTACCCGCTGCTCACCGGTGTGTTGTCCCTGGTCATGGGGGACGGGGTGACGCTGGTGTCCAGCGCCGAGGAGACGGCCAAGGACGTCTACCGGCAGCTCACCGAACGCGATCTGCTCGCCCCCGCCGGCGTGACCCCTCGGCACGAGTTCCTGGCCACCGGCGACCCCGAGCCGTTCGCCCGGCTGGGTCGCCGGTTCCTCGGCCCCGAGATCAGCGCGGTGTCCGGGCTCAGCCTGGTCTGA
- a CDS encoding isochorismatase family protein has protein sequence MSERVHAVVVVDMQHDFVDPTGALHVRGGPDIVEGVADLVRRAHAEGDLVVYTQDWHPARTPHFAVDGGLWPVHCVMDTPGAEMVDGIPVDGPVIRKGSGPEDGYSAFSVLHLPSGEVRETELGDLMDAAGITDLTVVGLAGDWCVKSTALDGVALGYAVTVPLTLTRFVELHPGDTERAVAEMRAAGVRVLDA, from the coding sequence ATGAGCGAGCGGGTGCACGCCGTCGTCGTGGTGGACATGCAGCACGACTTCGTCGATCCCACCGGGGCCCTGCACGTCCGGGGCGGACCGGACATCGTCGAGGGGGTCGCCGATCTCGTCCGCCGGGCCCACGCCGAGGGCGATCTGGTCGTCTACACGCAGGACTGGCATCCGGCCCGGACCCCGCACTTCGCGGTCGACGGCGGCCTCTGGCCCGTGCACTGCGTCATGGACACCCCGGGCGCGGAGATGGTCGACGGCATCCCGGTGGACGGGCCCGTCATCCGCAAGGGCAGCGGCCCCGAGGACGGCTACTCCGCCTTCTCCGTGCTGCACCTGCCCAGCGGGGAGGTGCGGGAGACCGAGCTCGGCGATCTGATGGACGCCGCGGGGATCACCGACCTGACCGTGGTCGGCCTGGCCGGCGACTGGTGCGTGAAGAGCACCGCCCTGGACGGAGTGGCCCTGGGATACGCCGTCACGGTGCCGCTGACCCTCACCCGGTTCGTCGAACTGCACCCGGGCGACACCGAGCGGGCGGTGGCGGAGATGCGGGCGGCCGGGGTGCGGGTGCTGGACGCCTGA
- a CDS encoding aminoacyl-tRNA hydrolase, with amino-acid sequence MTEDTAGDQTAGGGPMGQAPIGGALAPLRARYAKWMALAADRVLADREEPADEVRAMQLIVRMERQQPPSWTLALAAAASAAARLCLDPRSEPGGAWHEAVTDYCAGHIRKVTRRARAGHWAAAGELPGVLVEARGTAPVPVPDAEPASDEVSAEVRALVPGLVDRLDPRISRLQVGGTDVAPDAATPADDLDADHVLQVWLPPDVPMTLGKTMAQTGHAGMIAAALMAADEQDALRRWRDAGCPVRVHGRTTEWPRLLGTVGDGRAGWRADRWVAVRDAGFTEIAPGTVTVLARAPR; translated from the coding sequence ATGACCGAGGACACGGCGGGCGATCAGACGGCGGGCGGGGGCCCGATGGGGCAGGCGCCGATCGGCGGGGCCCTGGCCCCGCTGCGGGCGCGGTACGCGAAGTGGATGGCGCTCGCCGCCGACCGGGTGCTGGCCGACCGGGAGGAGCCCGCCGACGAGGTGCGGGCCATGCAGCTGATCGTCCGGATGGAGCGGCAGCAGCCGCCGTCGTGGACACTCGCCCTCGCCGCGGCGGCCTCCGCGGCGGCCCGACTGTGTCTCGACCCACGCAGCGAGCCCGGCGGCGCGTGGCACGAGGCCGTGACCGACTACTGCGCCGGGCACATCCGCAAGGTCACCCGGCGGGCGCGGGCGGGCCACTGGGCCGCGGCCGGGGAGCTGCCCGGTGTGCTGGTCGAGGCGCGGGGGACCGCGCCGGTCCCCGTCCCGGACGCGGAACCGGCTTCGGACGAGGTGTCCGCGGAGGTGCGCGCCCTGGTCCCGGGTCTCGTCGACCGCCTCGACCCACGGATCTCCCGACTGCAGGTCGGCGGCACCGACGTGGCCCCGGACGCGGCGACACCGGCCGACGATCTCGACGCCGACCACGTCCTGCAGGTGTGGCTGCCGCCGGACGTGCCGATGACCCTGGGCAAGACGATGGCGCAGACCGGTCACGCCGGCATGATCGCGGCCGCCCTGATGGCGGCGGACGAACAGGACGCACTGCGCCGCTGGCGGGACGCCGGGTGCCCGGTCCGGGTGCACGGCCGGACGACCGAGTGGCCGCGGCTGCTCGGCACGGTCGGCGACGGCCGGGCGGGTTGGCGTGCGGACCGGTGGGTCGCCGTGCGCGACGCCGGGTTCACCGAGATCGCCCCGGGGACGGTCACCGTCCTGGCCCGCGCCCCGCGCTGA
- a CDS encoding rhomboid family intramembrane serine protease gives MTIPVPGMPGPAPAKQRSALLPANVKAAGITVGAFGLILAVVQLVNVLTDDSLVRYGIQPRSVDGLLGILTAPFIHASWSHLLANLVPVLVLGFLVMIGSVRQFVAVTVLVWLVSGLGVWLISPSGTDTVGASGLVFGWLTYLVARGVFTRSWKHILLGLVLLALYGSVFWTGIVQLAVRDISGVVTVSWQAHLFGALGGVLAGFLVARADAPRRRAVAA, from the coding sequence ATGACGATTCCCGTGCCAGGCATGCCCGGACCGGCTCCGGCGAAGCAGCGCAGCGCCCTGTTGCCCGCCAACGTGAAGGCCGCCGGGATCACCGTCGGCGCGTTCGGCCTGATCCTGGCCGTGGTCCAGCTCGTCAACGTGCTGACCGACGACTCCCTGGTGCGCTACGGCATCCAGCCGCGCAGCGTGGACGGTCTGCTCGGCATCCTCACCGCCCCGTTCATCCACGCCTCCTGGTCGCACCTGCTGGCCAACCTGGTGCCCGTCCTCGTGCTGGGCTTCCTGGTGATGATCGGCAGTGTCCGGCAGTTCGTGGCCGTGACCGTGCTGGTCTGGCTCGTCTCCGGTCTCGGGGTCTGGCTGATCTCGCCGTCGGGCACGGACACCGTGGGTGCGTCCGGCCTGGTCTTCGGCTGGCTGACCTATCTCGTCGCCCGGGGCGTGTTCACCCGGTCCTGGAAGCACATCCTGCTCGGGCTGGTGCTGCTCGCGCTGTACGGATCGGTGTTCTGGACGGGCATCGTCCAGCTCGCCGTCCGGGACATCAGCGGGGTGGTCACCGTCTCCTGGCAGGCGCATCTGTTCGGCGCCCTGGGCGGCGTGCTCGCCGGATTCCTCGTCGCCCGGGCGGATGCGCCGCGGCGACGCGCCGTCGCGGCCTGA
- the rdgB gene encoding RdgB/HAM1 family non-canonical purine NTP pyrophosphatase: MSRVLLATRNAKKLVELRRIVGAEVTVLGLDDLPPFPEEPETGATFEENALAKAVQAARETGEIAVADDSGLAVDALNGMPGVLSARWAGRHGDDAANNALLLAQLGDVPDERRGAMFVSAVAMAVPGAEPVVVRGEWRGRILRAGSGANGFGYDPLFVPAESDEAGDGRTSAELAPAEKDALSHRGRALAVLAPQLLAAVRAR; this comes from the coding sequence GTGAGCCGGGTGCTGCTCGCCACCCGCAACGCCAAGAAGCTCGTCGAGTTGCGCCGCATCGTCGGGGCCGAGGTGACCGTGCTGGGGCTGGACGATCTGCCGCCCTTCCCGGAGGAGCCGGAGACCGGGGCCACCTTCGAGGAGAACGCCCTGGCCAAGGCGGTGCAGGCGGCCCGGGAGACCGGCGAGATCGCCGTCGCCGACGACTCCGGCCTGGCCGTCGATGCGTTGAACGGCATGCCGGGCGTGCTGTCCGCCCGCTGGGCCGGGCGGCACGGCGACGATGCGGCCAACAACGCCCTGCTGCTCGCCCAGCTCGGCGACGTCCCGGACGAGCGGCGCGGCGCGATGTTCGTCAGCGCGGTCGCGATGGCCGTTCCCGGCGCGGAGCCGGTGGTGGTGCGGGGGGAGTGGCGCGGCCGCATCCTGCGGGCCGGCAGCGGGGCGAACGGTTTCGGGTACGACCCGCTCTTCGTCCCGGCCGAGAGCGACGAGGCGGGCGACGGCCGCACCTCCGCCGAACTGGCGCCGGCCGAGAAGGACGCGCTGTCGCACCGGGGGCGGGCGCTGGCCGTGCTGGCCCCGCAGCTGCTGGCGGCGGTGCGCGCCCGCTGA
- a CDS encoding nicotinate phosphoribosyltransferase translates to MSPSPSPTTGPPSTALFTDQYELTMLQAALADGTADRPCVFEVFARKLPAGRRYGVVAGTGRLLPAVEAFRFGETELQRLTGILDTRTIDFLADYHFDGDIEGYPEGELYFPGSPVLTVTGTFAAVVLETLVLSILNHDCAIASAAARMASVADDRPLIEMGSRRTHEEAAVAAARSAYLAGFATTSNLEAGRRFGIPTAGTAAHAFTLLHDDEAAAFAAQVASLGVGTTLLVDTYDITEGIATAIRVAGPELGAIRIDSGDLGVLARSARRQLDSLGATGTRIVLSGDLDEFAIAALRAEPVDVYGVGTSVVTGSGAPTAGMVYKLTEVDGRPVEKRSAHKVSHGGHKRAIRRYRPTGTATEEVVHRVGAGTVAPVPEEHDREITVPLVRGGVALPQPTLAESRDHLRAAMVSLPWEGLKLSQGDPALRTTLLGGADPHGAER, encoded by the coding sequence ATGAGCCCGAGCCCGTCCCCCACCACCGGTCCGCCCTCCACGGCGCTGTTCACCGATCAGTACGAGCTGACGATGCTGCAGGCCGCCCTGGCCGACGGGACCGCGGACCGGCCCTGCGTGTTCGAGGTGTTCGCCCGCAAGCTGCCCGCCGGGCGGCGGTACGGCGTGGTCGCCGGGACGGGGCGGTTGCTGCCGGCCGTCGAGGCGTTCCGGTTCGGCGAGACCGAGCTGCAACGGCTCACCGGCATCCTCGACACCCGGACGATCGACTTCCTGGCCGACTACCACTTCGACGGCGACATCGAGGGCTACCCCGAGGGCGAGCTGTACTTCCCGGGATCCCCCGTGCTGACCGTCACCGGGACGTTCGCCGCCGTCGTGCTGGAGACGCTGGTGCTCTCGATCCTCAACCACGACTGCGCGATCGCGTCCGCGGCGGCCCGGATGGCCTCCGTGGCCGACGACCGTCCGCTCATCGAGATGGGGTCGCGGCGCACCCACGAGGAGGCCGCGGTGGCCGCGGCGCGGTCGGCCTACCTGGCCGGCTTCGCCACCACCTCGAACCTGGAGGCCGGCCGACGATTCGGCATCCCCACCGCCGGGACGGCCGCGCACGCGTTCACCCTGCTGCACGACGACGAGGCGGCCGCCTTCGCCGCCCAGGTCGCGAGCCTGGGGGTGGGCACCACCCTGCTGGTCGACACCTACGACATCACCGAGGGCATCGCGACGGCGATCCGGGTGGCCGGGCCCGAGCTCGGCGCCATCCGCATCGACTCCGGTGACCTCGGTGTGCTGGCCCGCTCGGCCCGTCGGCAGCTGGACTCCCTCGGCGCCACCGGGACCCGCATCGTGCTGTCCGGGGACCTGGACGAGTTCGCCATCGCCGCCCTGCGGGCCGAGCCGGTCGACGTGTACGGGGTGGGTACGTCCGTGGTCACCGGATCCGGGGCGCCGACCGCCGGCATGGTCTACAAGCTGACCGAGGTCGACGGGCGCCCCGTGGAGAAGCGCAGCGCGCACAAGGTCTCGCACGGCGGCCACAAGCGGGCGATCCGCCGCTACCGGCCCACCGGGACGGCCACCGAGGAGGTCGTCCACCGGGTCGGTGCGGGCACCGTGGCGCCCGTCCCCGAGGAGCACGACCGGGAGATCACCGTGCCGCTCGTGCGGGGCGGGGTCGCCCTCCCGCAGCCCACCCTGGCCGAGTCCCGGGACCACCTGCGGGCCGCCATGGTCAGCCTGCCGTGGGAGGGCCTCAAGCTCTCGCAGGGCGACCCGGCCCTGCGGACCACCCTGCTGGGTGGCGCCGATCCGCACGGGGCGGAGCGATGA
- a CDS encoding DUF2017 domain-containing protein has protein sequence MRPFRRRLGRYFASFTAEEASLVSDLVDQVRQLLAGRRAQAPDDPLVAMTGMVVGSSRPPEDPAVARLLPDFSTDDAELSSALRVLREPELIALKDGAAVALLDSLPRGGGTVRLDEDAAQSWIGALNDVRLALGVRMDLTDDGPPPGADDPQSPEAAMYATYRWLSAVQDSLVTAMAQ, from the coding sequence ATGCGCCCGTTCCGCCGCCGACTCGGCCGGTACTTCGCCTCGTTCACCGCCGAGGAGGCCTCGCTGGTCTCCGATCTGGTCGACCAGGTCCGGCAGCTGCTGGCCGGCCGACGGGCACAGGCCCCGGACGACCCGCTCGTCGCGATGACCGGGATGGTCGTCGGCTCGTCGCGTCCGCCGGAGGATCCCGCGGTGGCCCGGCTGCTGCCCGACTTCTCCACCGACGACGCCGAGCTGTCGTCCGCACTGCGGGTGCTGCGCGAGCCCGAGCTCATCGCGCTCAAGGACGGCGCGGCCGTGGCGCTGCTGGACTCGCTGCCGCGCGGCGGCGGCACCGTCCGTCTCGACGAGGACGCCGCCCAGTCGTGGATCGGCGCGCTGAACGACGTGCGGCTGGCCCTGGGGGTGCGGATGGACCTCACCGACGACGGCCCACCGCCCGGCGCGGACGACCCGCAGAGTCCGGAGGCCGCGATGTACGCCACCTACCGCTGGCTCTCCGCGGTGCAGGACTCGCTCGTCACCGCGATGGCACAGTGA
- a CDS encoding PLP-dependent cysteine synthase family protein produces MARYESLIDAVGGTPLVGLPRLSPSPNVRLWAKLEDRNPTGSIKDRPALAMVAAAEADGRLRPGCTVIEPTSGNTGISLAMVCQVKGYRLICVMPENTSEERRLLLRAYGAQIISSPAAGGSNAAVARAKELAADHPDWVMLYQYGNPENARAHYDTTGPELLADLPTITHFVAGLGTTGTLMGVGRYLREKVPDVSIVAAEPRYGELVYGLRNLDEGFVPELYDASVLTSRFSVGPDDAVRRTRELLEVEGIFAGISTGAILHAALGIAAKVARDPEARADIALVVCDAGWKYLSTGVYGAQDDAEAASGLEGQLWA; encoded by the coding sequence GTGGCGCGGTACGAGAGCCTGATCGACGCGGTCGGCGGCACCCCCCTGGTGGGGCTGCCCCGGCTGTCGCCGTCCCCGAACGTCCGGCTGTGGGCGAAGTTGGAGGACCGCAACCCGACGGGGTCGATCAAGGACCGTCCCGCGTTGGCGATGGTCGCGGCGGCGGAGGCGGACGGCCGGCTGCGGCCGGGCTGCACCGTCATCGAGCCGACCAGCGGGAACACCGGCATCTCGTTGGCCATGGTGTGCCAGGTCAAGGGCTACCGGTTGATCTGCGTGATGCCGGAGAACACCTCGGAGGAGCGGCGGCTGCTACTGCGGGCCTACGGCGCGCAGATCATCTCCTCCCCGGCCGCGGGCGGTTCGAACGCCGCCGTGGCCAGGGCCAAGGAGCTGGCCGCCGACCACCCGGACTGGGTGATGCTCTACCAGTACGGGAACCCGGAGAACGCCCGTGCGCACTACGACACCACGGGTCCGGAGCTGCTCGCCGATCTGCCGACCATCACCCATTTCGTCGCCGGACTGGGCACCACCGGCACGTTGATGGGCGTGGGCCGGTACCTGCGCGAGAAGGTGCCGGACGTCTCGATCGTCGCCGCCGAGCCGCGGTACGGCGAGCTGGTGTACGGCCTGCGCAACCTGGACGAGGGCTTCGTGCCCGAGCTCTACGACGCATCGGTGCTCACCTCCCGGTTCTCCGTGGGCCCTGACGACGCCGTCCGCCGGACGCGGGAACTGCTCGAGGTGGAGGGCATCTTCGCCGGGATCTCCACGGGAGCGATCCTGCACGCGGCGCTGGGCATCGCGGCGAAGGTGGCCCGCGACCCGGAGGCCCGGGCGGACATCGCGCTGGTGGTCTGCGACGCCGGGTGGAAGTACCTGTCCACGGGCGTCTACGGCGCGCAGGACGACGCCGAGGCGGCGTCGGGCCTGGAGGGCCAGCTCTGGGCCTGA
- a CDS encoding alpha-amylase family protein — protein MRCAPGDLHDLAAEVLTDSPAHERQLFDLRLDRWFADLHDGLAAVFPAAAVGPLERRLIGTAARAFADRDPELKELDLRRTLDDAWICDPGMIGYATYADRFAGTLAGLGDRLDYLSELGVSYLHLMPLLEPRPGDSDGGYAVADYRRVRADLGDTGDLRALATALRGRGISLVLDLVLNHVAEEHAWAAAARAGDAHYQDYFRLYPDRAEPDAFERTLPEVFPDFAPGNFTWNAEMQRWVWTTFNAFQWDLNWANPDVLVEFAEIILFLANLGVEVVRLDAIAFLWKRLGTNCQNQPEVHALTQALRAVSRIACPALAFKAEAIVGPTDLVHYLGRGVHHGKVSDIAYHNSLMVQIWSMLAAQDVRLAAHALRAIPPIPASTTWVTYVRCHDDIGWAIDDADAAAVGLTGWGHRAFLSDYYSGSFPGSPARGLVFQENPATGDRRISGTAASLCGLDVALQAGPVPGRVGAGLVDAALARVLLGYAMVFGWGGIPVIWMGDELGLRNDPDWASEPGHEEDNRWAHRPRMPWDVAEERQDGATVAGRMFTALRHFATVRASLPYLDATVEAEIPELADPGILPVLRRHPVGVMLQLYNVTAGWRPWPGHLLHAHGLADGVDALSGTLVQIGLDGNLWLAPHASLWIVPRG, from the coding sequence ATGCGCTGCGCTCCCGGTGATCTCCACGACCTCGCGGCCGAGGTCCTGACCGACTCCCCCGCCCACGAACGGCAGCTGTTCGACCTGCGCCTGGACCGCTGGTTCGCCGATCTGCACGACGGGCTGGCCGCGGTCTTCCCGGCCGCGGCCGTGGGGCCGCTCGAGCGCCGACTGATCGGCACGGCCGCCCGGGCGTTCGCCGACCGCGACCCCGAGCTCAAGGAGCTGGACCTGCGTCGCACGCTGGACGACGCGTGGATCTGCGACCCGGGGATGATCGGCTACGCGACCTACGCCGACAGGTTCGCCGGCACCCTCGCGGGGCTGGGCGACCGGCTCGACTACCTCAGCGAGCTGGGCGTCAGCTACCTGCACCTGATGCCCCTGCTGGAACCCCGGCCGGGCGACAGCGACGGGGGCTACGCCGTCGCCGACTACCGCCGGGTCCGGGCCGACCTGGGCGACACCGGGGACCTGCGAGCCCTGGCCACCGCTCTGCGGGGCCGCGGCATCAGCCTCGTCCTCGACCTCGTCCTGAACCATGTGGCCGAGGAACACGCCTGGGCGGCGGCCGCCCGGGCCGGGGACGCCCACTACCAGGACTACTTCCGGCTCTACCCCGACCGCGCGGAGCCCGACGCCTTCGAGCGGACGCTGCCGGAGGTGTTCCCCGACTTCGCCCCGGGCAACTTCACCTGGAACGCGGAGATGCAGCGCTGGGTGTGGACGACGTTCAACGCGTTCCAGTGGGACCTGAACTGGGCCAATCCGGACGTGCTCGTCGAGTTCGCGGAGATCATCCTGTTCCTGGCCAATCTGGGCGTGGAGGTCGTGCGATTGGACGCCATCGCCTTCCTGTGGAAGCGGCTGGGCACGAACTGCCAGAACCAGCCCGAGGTGCACGCGTTGACCCAGGCCCTGCGGGCGGTCTCCCGGATCGCCTGCCCGGCCCTGGCCTTCAAGGCCGAGGCCATCGTCGGGCCGACCGACCTGGTGCACTACCTGGGCCGCGGGGTGCACCACGGCAAGGTCAGCGACATCGCGTACCACAACAGCCTCATGGTGCAGATCTGGTCGATGCTGGCCGCCCAGGACGTGCGGCTCGCCGCCCACGCCCTGCGGGCCATCCCGCCCATCCCGGCCAGCACCACGTGGGTGACGTACGTGCGGTGCCACGACGACATCGGCTGGGCCATCGACGACGCGGACGCCGCCGCCGTGGGCCTGACCGGCTGGGGGCACCGGGCCTTCCTGTCCGACTACTACTCCGGGTCCTTCCCCGGTTCGCCGGCCCGCGGCCTGGTGTTCCAGGAGAATCCGGCCACCGGCGACCGGCGGATCAGCGGCACCGCCGCCTCGCTCTGCGGGTTGGACGTCGCCCTGCAGGCGGGCCCGGTCCCCGGCCGGGTCGGCGCCGGGCTGGTCGACGCGGCCCTGGCCCGGGTGCTGCTCGGTTACGCGATGGTGTTCGGCTGGGGCGGCATCCCGGTGATCTGGATGGGTGACGAGCTGGGTCTGCGCAACGACCCGGACTGGGCGTCCGAACCGGGCCACGAGGAGGACAACCGGTGGGCCCACCGGCCGCGGATGCCCTGGGACGTGGCCGAGGAACGACAGGACGGCGCCACCGTCGCCGGCCGCATGTTCACCGCCCTGCGGCACTTCGCCACGGTGCGTGCCTCGCTGCCCTACCTGGACGCCACGGTCGAGGCGGAGATCCCCGAGCTCGCCGATCCGGGGATCCTGCCGGTGCTGCGTCGGCACCCGGTCGGGGTGATGCTGCAGCTGTACAACGTGACCGCGGGATGGCGTCCCTGGCCGGGCCACCTGCTGCACGCCCACGGGCTCGCCGACGGCGTCGACGCGTTGTCCGGCACCCTCGTGCAGATCGGGCTGGACGGGAACCTCTGGCTGGCTCCCCACGCCTCGCTCTGGATCGTCCCGCGGGGCTGA
- a CDS encoding M67 family metallopeptidase has protein sequence MLRIPRSMVEAIIGHARADHPDEACGIIAGPAGSDRPTRLVPMINAERSPTFYRFDSAEQLALYKEMDARDEEVVVVYHSHTATEAYPSRTDISYAGEPQAHYVLVSTREPHADEFRSFRIRDGRVGEEEVEIVPGDEGPDDLDGSGPDGLD, from the coding sequence GTGCTGCGCATACCCCGGTCCATGGTCGAGGCCATCATCGGCCACGCCCGCGCCGATCATCCCGACGAGGCCTGCGGAATCATCGCCGGCCCGGCCGGGTCCGACCGGCCCACCCGGCTGGTCCCGATGATCAACGCCGAGCGGTCGCCGACGTTCTACCGGTTCGACTCCGCCGAACAGCTCGCGCTGTACAAGGAGATGGACGCGCGCGACGAGGAGGTCGTGGTCGTCTACCACTCGCACACCGCGACCGAGGCGTACCCGAGCCGTACGGACATCTCCTACGCCGGGGAGCCCCAGGCCCACTACGTGCTGGTCTCCACCCGCGAGCCGCACGCCGACGAGTTCCGGTCGTTCCGCATCCGGGACGGCAGGGTCGGCGAGGAGGAGGTCGAGATCGTCCCCGGTGACGAGGGCCCGGACGATCTCGACGGCTCCGGCCCGGACGGTCTCGACTGA
- the rph gene encoding ribonuclease PH: MTSTGTTSSGPTSSGAPRADGRADDELRPIRFTRGFQAHPAGSVLVEFGGTKVLCAASVTRGVPRWRHGSGLGWLTAEYAMLPSATHERSARESVKGKIGGRTHEISRLIGRSLRACVDLSALGENTIAVDCDVLQADGGTRTAAITGAYVALADAVALLREQKALARPNPLSSQIAAVSVGVVGGRVRLDLPYEEDSRAEVDMNIVATESGELVEVQGTAEGATYSRATLDAMLDSALAGIARITELQREALATARPGAGS, from the coding sequence ATGACCAGCACGGGTACCACCTCATCCGGCCCCACCTCGTCGGGCGCACCCCGCGCCGACGGCCGGGCCGACGACGAACTCCGGCCCATCCGATTCACCCGCGGTTTCCAGGCCCATCCGGCCGGATCCGTCCTCGTCGAGTTCGGCGGGACCAAGGTGCTCTGCGCGGCCTCCGTCACCCGCGGCGTGCCCCGCTGGCGGCACGGCTCCGGGCTCGGCTGGCTCACCGCGGAGTACGCCATGCTCCCGTCGGCGACCCACGAGCGCAGCGCCCGGGAGTCGGTCAAGGGGAAGATCGGCGGCCGCACCCACGAGATCTCCCGGCTCATCGGCCGCTCCCTGCGGGCCTGCGTCGATCTGTCGGCCCTGGGCGAGAACACCATCGCGGTGGACTGCGACGTCCTGCAGGCCGACGGCGGCACCCGCACGGCCGCGATCACCGGCGCGTACGTCGCGCTGGCCGACGCGGTGGCCCTGTTGCGTGAGCAGAAGGCGCTGGCCCGGCCGAACCCGCTGTCCAGCCAGATCGCCGCCGTGTCCGTGGGGGTGGTGGGCGGCCGGGTGCGGCTCGACCTGCCCTACGAGGAGGACTCCCGCGCCGAGGTGGACATGAACATCGTGGCCACCGAGTCCGGTGAGCTGGTCGAGGTGCAGGGCACCGCCGAGGGGGCCACCTACTCCCGCGCCACGCTGGACGCCATGCTCGACTCCGCGCTGGCCGGCATCGCCCGGATCACCGAGCTGCAGCGCGAGGCGCTGGCCACCGCCCGGCCCGGAGCCGGCTCGTGA
- the clpS gene encoding ATP-dependent Clp protease adapter ClpS, with the protein MTRVSAAPSPTTTELPATDVTADAPWVTIVWNDPVNLMSYVTLVFQRLLGHPRPRAESLMLDVHHKGRATVSSGTREQMEADVTKLQGAGLWATLAQDR; encoded by the coding sequence GTGACCCGGGTCAGCGCTGCACCCAGCCCCACCACCACCGAGCTGCCGGCCACCGACGTGACGGCCGACGCCCCCTGGGTCACCATCGTGTGGAACGACCCGGTGAACCTCATGTCGTACGTGACGCTGGTCTTCCAGCGGCTGCTCGGACACCCCCGTCCCCGCGCGGAGTCCCTGATGCTGGACGTGCACCACAAGGGCCGGGCCACCGTCTCCTCGGGGACCCGCGAGCAGATGGAGGCCGACGTCACCAAGCTGCAGGGTGCCGGCCTGTGGGCGACCCTGGCCCAGGACCGCTGA